One genomic segment of Alicycliphilus denitrificans K601 includes these proteins:
- a CDS encoding CaiB/BaiF CoA transferase family protein: MQPLQGMKVVDLTKVLAGPLCGQYLGEYGADVVKVETVGGDDTRRWLPQAQGQSAVFVAVNHNKRSIAVDLKSQEGREIVHRLVEGADIVLQGFGGGTAKKLGVDHETLSALNDRLIYCEISGYGRNGPLGNAPGYDVMLQAFSGMLSTMGQPGGEYARASFSPVDIGTAMNALSGVLAAVVERGRTGKGVYLEVSLLDTALGFMTYMAQSYWQTGANPRPMGTAHPSMVPYQAFDAADGAIMLGAGNDAQWRRFCAVAGLQDWVDHPDFATNALRVANHGKVVALLEPVMKRRTVAQWLVCLEQASVPCSPIHTLGQALAHPQVQARAIMAETEHPVLGRVRNIGHPAQFRHQPRTASRPAPLLGEHTREILRELGYDAQRIARLQQQGAVAAVSH; the protein is encoded by the coding sequence ATGCAGCCGCTGCAGGGGATGAAGGTGGTCGATCTGACCAAGGTGCTGGCCGGGCCGCTGTGCGGCCAGTACCTGGGCGAGTACGGTGCCGATGTGGTCAAGGTGGAGACCGTGGGCGGCGACGACACGCGCCGCTGGCTGCCGCAGGCGCAGGGGCAGTCGGCGGTCTTCGTCGCCGTCAACCACAACAAGCGCAGCATCGCGGTGGACCTGAAGTCGCAGGAGGGCCGGGAAATCGTCCACCGCCTGGTCGAGGGCGCCGACATCGTGCTGCAGGGCTTTGGCGGCGGCACGGCGAAAAAGCTGGGGGTGGACCATGAGACCCTGTCCGCCCTGAACGACCGGCTGATCTACTGCGAAATATCGGGCTACGGGCGCAACGGCCCCCTGGGCAACGCCCCCGGCTACGACGTGATGCTGCAGGCCTTCAGCGGCATGCTCAGCACCATGGGCCAGCCCGGGGGGGAGTATGCGCGCGCGAGTTTTTCGCCCGTGGACATCGGCACGGCGATGAACGCGCTCAGCGGGGTGCTGGCGGCGGTGGTCGAGCGCGGCCGCACGGGCAAGGGCGTGTACCTGGAGGTGTCGCTGCTCGACACCGCCCTGGGCTTCATGACCTATATGGCGCAAAGCTATTGGCAGACCGGCGCCAACCCCAGGCCCATGGGCACGGCCCACCCCTCGATGGTGCCCTATCAGGCGTTCGACGCAGCGGATGGCGCCATCATGCTGGGCGCGGGCAACGACGCGCAGTGGCGGCGCTTTTGCGCCGTGGCGGGGCTGCAGGACTGGGTCGATCATCCGGATTTCGCGACCAACGCCCTGCGCGTGGCCAACCACGGGAAGGTGGTTGCGCTGCTCGAACCCGTGATGAAGCGCAGGACGGTGGCGCAGTGGCTGGTCTGCCTGGAGCAGGCCAGCGTCCCCTGCTCGCCCATCCATACGCTGGGCCAGGCCCTGGCCCACCCGCAGGTGCAGGCCCGCGCCATCATGGCCGAGACGGAGCATCCCGTGCTCGGGCGGGTGCGAAACATCGGCCATCCGGCACAGTTCCGGCACCAGCCGCGCACCGCCTCGCGCCCGGCGCCCCTGCTGGGCGAGCACACGCGAGAGATCCTGCGCGAGCTCGGCTATGACGCGCAGCGGATTGCACGGCTGCAGCAGCAGGGCGCGGTCGCGGCCGTGTCCCATTGA